GCATGTGCAACTATTTATCAAATCCGAactttgcatttttattattatgtttgcTTTGATAACACAGTTCTGTTCTGCGGCTGCGCAAGGCTTCCAGCCAGTAACCAGCTCTGCACAGCTAAATTACTAAGGCAGCAGAGAGAGCTGAAGCTGAGCAGCTCAGTCTGtgaaataaaagagaaacaaaaccgGCGTCTGCATTTCTCGTGATCTCCGCCTCATGATGATCAAAACGCATTTTCCACATCTTCTGTTTTTAACTGTTGCACAACCTGCAGCCAGGCCGCCGTTACACAATGCATAAACTGCTCTGCTCACAGGGTCAATCACCTGCTCCAGCTTCTCTTATGTGTCTCtactcctttaaaaaaatgtatacatttatgtaTCGCCGCTGCTGCGCGGCTGTCTCTGGGTGCGCTGTCGGGTGGAAGCCGTCTTTGGTCCGGCTCTGATTCAGGTGCATTCCGCAGCTTCCCCCGGGCAGCAGGAACAGATCGTGGGATCAGGGAAAAGGCGCAGGGAGGGGAGATCTGGAAATAGCTTCAcccagaaagaaaaaaacaaactgggagagtgtgaggagaaagaggaggagggagagagcggGGGATTCTCCGAAACCACCCACGTGGGTTCACCAGCGTCTGTTGCGCGCTCAGCCAATGGGCGCAGAGTATGGGGGATCTATTGACATGGGCGGACCAATCAGACAGCGAGCGGGCGGCTCCGGTGGTATAAAGTGTGGAGAGTTTCGGCTCTCAGCGGCACAGATCTCTGCTTCCTCACAACTCACGGACCTATCTCTGAATTTAGCTCTTAACGGACTCTAGAAGGATCTTTGTCCCGGTCTGGATTACCGCTTGTTGGGACTTTATTTGGAGCAGCAGCATCTCCGCTGTGGATTTTTCTTTCTATCCTGGATCTTGTGGATTATTTTACTGAGTTCACCATGACTCTGGAGGAAGTTGTTGGATCCAACAGCACCGACAAAAAGTAAGTTACTGATGCGTAATTACGCACTGGCACGCGGCTGCACGAGTGTCAGCTGAGACTTTAGAGCAGATTATAATCCCGGACCTGTATTCTCGTGTGTTCAGGATCAGATGAGGTTATTAAACAGGTTTCATGCAGCTCGTTTGTTCGCTCGCTCTGCGGGTTTCGGTCACGTTTCTAACCGCCTCTGTGTCCCTGCAGGATGGAGACGGTGAGTCAGGCTCTGGAGGAGTTGCTGGTCGCGGCTCAGAAGCAGGACGGTCTCACGGTGGGAGTCTACGAGTCCGCCAAACTAATGAATGTGTAAGTTTTAGAGTTCCACAGACGAACCTGCAGCTTTAATGAGTTTAAATGACACGTTTTCAGATGAGAGTATGATGTGCTGACATTAACCCTGGTCTCTCTCCCCCTTCTGATCCTGCAGAGACCCGGACAGTGTGGTCCTGTGCGTCCTCGCCACcgatgaggaggatgaagacGACATCGCGCTGCAGATCCACTTCACGCTGCTGCAGGCTTTCTGCTGCGACAACGACATCAACATCCTGCGGGTGTCCGGCATGAGGCGGCTGGCtcagctgctggaggaggacACCAAGGACAGCAACGGGAACGAGCCCCGGGACCTGCACTGCATCCTGGTCACGGTAAGTCCGCattcctcctgctgctgtcgTTATTAATAGTTCCACAGATAATCAGGTCGGAAATAAACGCTGTGCTACCGGAAGTCTAAGACGTTCTCTCCGCTGTGCTTTGCAGAACCCTCCGGTGCAGCCGCTGCAGTGCCAGGCCCTGCAGAACATCAGCAGCTTCTGCGAGGAGAGCCGCTGCAGGAACCAGTGGGTGCCCTGCCTGGAGCTGCAGGACCGCTGAGCCGAGCCGAACCGAGCCAGACCGCTGCAGAGCGGTGAGAAGAGTGGAAACAGTCCAAACTGCCATCCTCCTGCTAAAGAGGAATAAGGGCGTTTGAGAGGAGAGACGGACCGGGCCGAACCGAACCGGGGACCCTTCCTGCTACCTGACCGGGTGATTTTGGCCGGGGGTACCGACGGGTTCTTAAGGCCGAACCCTGCCTCCAgttagaggagaggaggactcAGGTCCTGGAGCTGCACAGAGGGGACGTTTTCTTAATgaaatgtcacgtgactgagAGGCAGCAGCTggatgtcacgtgactgaaccGAACAGCTGGATGAACTGAGGAGCCGCACGTGACGCTCCGGACTACCTGAGCCTGCAGGTGTTGCAgctgctcacctgtctgctcACACATGAACtgagtggggggggggtcacatGATGTGTGACGTCACGCTGTATTATTTCCTGTTGTTAGTGACGCAGTGGGGTTACACGCTGACGTCACAGCTGGAAAGTTATTATATGTGATCCACCTGTTTATATAATCGATCTGATCAATAAACTATTGAAAGAGAAATGATTTGTGAGTGTTTCATccaggggagtgtgtgtgtgtgtgtgtgtgtgtgtgtgagactcaCCATCTCACAGCTGATTCACAACATCTAATCAGAAATAAGATTAAAAAGTTCTGGAGATGCAGAGAAACTAATACTTAAAAGGTCTTTAAAATCCATCAACTGAGAATATCTGAGGAGGAAACATCCCATTCGTTTGGTCTGAAGTGTCAGGAACAGTGAAAACATCCTggtgacacacaaacaccacacatatatttttatttttaacagtttaacaCGCCATCTAACGCTTGGAGTCGGTTCTCAGAGCTTTACTTTTGTCTTTCTAAGCTAATGAATGCAAAATATGTAAGATTAGTTCATCAGATGATTCTCTCAGATGTCCCTGGATTTAAATATCATGCAACTGAGCAAACTGTGATCTCAGAGCTTCCTACACTCTGACGTCCTGGACTGTTTCCTGCAGCTCTGTAACGCCTGTAATCTGTAGGACATTCATTACATAGATTAGATTACAGCACTGCAACCTTTTCCAACAGAAAGATCCGGCACCAGGTCACGGTTAGACGGCTCTACTCTGGTTGCCTGTATGTTAACAAATCCCTTTAGGATGTTCATGAGTCCACATGCCTTAGGCCATGTTGGAAAACATTTAAACGTTAAAAGATTGCTGAAAATGCAGAGAGGAGCTGCACGTGAACAGAAACTGCAGTACGGAGCTGACAAGATTAAATGTGAGTCACTTTTACTGACTCACGTttgcctttaaaaaaatttgctttattgtgtCTCTGCACACTGAGGTCCAAAGCAAATATCTAATGAACATCAAATAGAGCACACCTGTGCTTTGGCACGCAAGCACACAGGAGCCATTCGCAAATGTAGTTCCTGAAGTCTAAATCCAGAGGAGCAACACGTCACACCACCTGAGGAGAAATCTGCACTCTGAAACTCAGAGAAAGGCCGATAGAGACTTTTCTCTCTTGTATTTTAGTTCTTCCTGTTCATTAAACGTTAGCTCACGTTAGACCCGTCAGcctgttctcattcccagggATGTTCTACGCTTTGTCCCGTCTGGGGCTGCAAACCTGGACGCATGGCATCTACTTTGAATACTTTAGGAAGCATTTGTCCCGTTaaataaacaagtaaataaataaaagcatggCAGCCTTTAGTGTCCTAGTTCAACACTAAACATGGGTttagtgtaaataaataaaagtcagaGTGAGAGGCCAATGGGTGGGTCAGAAATCGGACTTTCGCCCAGGAGACCGGTGGTCAATGATTGTTTAAAGTTAACTAACAAactcattttaacccaaaccacgatcttctcctaaacctaaccaaaccacgGCGCCAAAGGGTCTCGACcaggcgtccatatgtgacgagttgggaggaCAATGGGTTGGATCAGAACCTGGTCTAGAGGACAAGAAGACGAAACAGAGTTTTATACGGTGGCCCTGAAGTAACAGGAGAACATGACAGCGATTTGGTGTAGTGGTTTGCACTTCTGGGCCACCGTAGTTTTATGTTTTACGT
This portion of the Micropterus dolomieu isolate WLL.071019.BEF.003 ecotype Adirondacks linkage group LG19, ASM2129224v1, whole genome shotgun sequence genome encodes:
- the LOC123958310 gene encoding growth arrest and DNA damage-inducible protein GADD45 beta-like, translated to MTLEEVVGSNSTDKKMETVSQALEELLVAAQKQDGLTVGVYESAKLMNVDPDSVVLCVLATDEEDEDDIALQIHFTLLQAFCCDNDINILRVSGMRRLAQLLEEDTKDSNGNEPRDLHCILVTNPPVQPLQCQALQNISSFCEESRCRNQWVPCLELQDR